A region from the Pseudomonas sp. KU26590 genome encodes:
- a CDS encoding phosphotransferase family protein, which yields MPLTDQSTQVRSGEELDAALIDPYLKAHIPGLSGSAQISQFPGGASNLTYLLNYPEQEFVLRRPPFGHKAKSAHDMGREFRILNQLRDAFPYCPKAYLHCTDESVIGAEFYVMERVKGIILRSELPAGLNLDAAQTETLCKSFIDRLVELHQVDYTACGLGDLGKPQGYVERQIRGWTERYEKARTADAPSWQKVARWLDEKKPADHPVSSLVHNDYRFDNVILDPDNPMQIIGVLDWELTTLGDPLMDLGNSLAYWIQADDPAPVQLMRRQPSHAPGMLTREQFVAYYAERSGIPIDNFDFYYTYGLFRLAGIVQQIYYRFFHGQTRDTRFAPFIHMNSLLERMALQVIERSSL from the coding sequence ATGCCGCTCACCGACCAATCCACCCAGGTTCGATCCGGCGAAGAACTCGACGCTGCACTGATCGACCCTTACCTGAAAGCCCATATCCCCGGCCTGAGCGGCAGCGCTCAGATCAGCCAGTTTCCCGGTGGCGCGTCGAACCTGACGTACTTGCTGAATTACCCCGAGCAAGAGTTCGTTTTGCGCCGCCCGCCGTTCGGTCACAAGGCGAAAAGCGCTCACGACATGGGCCGCGAATTCCGCATCCTCAATCAGCTACGCGACGCCTTCCCTTATTGCCCCAAGGCGTACCTGCACTGCACCGACGAAAGCGTGATCGGCGCCGAGTTCTACGTGATGGAGCGGGTCAAGGGCATCATCCTGCGTTCGGAGCTGCCCGCCGGGCTGAACCTCGACGCCGCGCAGACCGAAACCCTGTGCAAGAGCTTCATTGATCGGCTGGTCGAACTGCATCAGGTGGATTACACCGCCTGTGGGCTGGGCGATCTGGGCAAGCCCCAAGGATACGTTGAGCGGCAGATTCGTGGCTGGACCGAGCGTTACGAAAAAGCGCGCACCGCCGATGCGCCAAGCTGGCAGAAGGTCGCCCGGTGGCTGGACGAGAAAAAGCCGGCGGACCACCCCGTTTCAAGCCTGGTGCACAACGACTACCGCTTCGACAACGTGATCCTCGACCCTGACAACCCGATGCAGATCATCGGCGTGCTGGACTGGGAGCTGACCACCCTGGGTGATCCGCTGATGGACTTGGGCAACAGCCTCGCGTACTGGATTCAGGCGGATGACCCGGCGCCCGTGCAATTGATGCGGCGCCAGCCCAGCCATGCGCCGGGCATGCTCACCCGCGAGCAGTTCGTGGCGTACTACGCCGAGCGCTCCGGCATTCCCATCGACAATTTCGACTTTTACTACACCTACGGTCTGTTTCGTCTGGCCGGCATCGTCCAGCAAATCTACTACCGCTTCTTCCACGGCCAGACCCGGGACACGCGCTTCGCCCCGTTCATTCACATGAATTCCCTGCTCGAGCGCATGGCCCTGCAAGTGATTGAGCGTTCCAGCCTCTGA
- a CDS encoding SCP2 sterol-binding domain-containing protein, with amino-acid sequence MSSVENAVQAMKAKFNPSAAAGLDLVFGFRIDETKNFSLIVKDSTCELQEGENPDAQVTLVMDGETLEGIVSGETDGMQAFMGGKLRAEGDMMLAMKLSELFPS; translated from the coding sequence ATGAGCTCCGTAGAAAACGCCGTCCAAGCCATGAAAGCCAAGTTCAACCCATCCGCCGCTGCGGGCCTGGACCTGGTGTTCGGTTTCCGCATCGACGAAACCAAGAACTTCTCCCTGATCGTCAAGGACAGCACCTGCGAACTGCAGGAAGGCGAAAACCCGGACGCGCAAGTCACCCTGGTGATGGACGGCGAAACCCTGGAAGGCATCGTCAGCGGCGAGACCGACGGCATGCAGGCGTTCATGGGCGGCAAACTGCGCGCTGAAGGCGACATGATGCTGGCAATGAAACTGAGCGAGCTGTTCCCTTCCTGA
- a CDS encoding histidine phosphatase family protein, with amino-acid sequence MGSIYLIRHGQASFGADDYDVLSPTGFRQSEILGAHLAQLGLSFDRCISGALFRQRHTAETVIAQLNAAGLATPELETDIAFNEFNAEGVIRALLPAMLDEEPHALEIMRDAANNRAEFQRLFAALIRRWLVGDHDAAALQSWQAFVEQVEAGLSGILDSAGPGDRIAVFTSGGTITALLHLITQMPATLAFEMNWHIVNTSLNHLKFREREVSLASFNSYAHLQLMKAPELITYR; translated from the coding sequence GTGGGCAGCATCTATCTCATACGACATGGCCAGGCCTCGTTTGGTGCGGACGATTACGACGTCCTGTCGCCCACCGGTTTTCGCCAGTCGGAAATCCTCGGCGCGCACCTCGCCCAGCTGGGTCTAAGCTTCGACCGCTGCATCAGCGGCGCGCTGTTTCGCCAGCGCCACACGGCCGAAACGGTGATCGCCCAGCTCAACGCCGCCGGCCTCGCCACACCCGAACTTGAGACCGATATCGCCTTCAACGAATTCAACGCCGAAGGCGTGATTCGCGCCCTGCTCCCGGCGATGCTGGATGAAGAACCCCACGCCTTAGAGATCATGCGTGACGCCGCCAACAACCGCGCCGAGTTCCAGCGCCTGTTCGCCGCGCTCATTCGCCGCTGGCTGGTGGGCGATCACGATGCCGCCGCGCTGCAGAGCTGGCAGGCCTTCGTCGAGCAGGTTGAAGCCGGCCTGAGCGGGATACTCGACAGCGCCGGTCCCGGCGATCGCATCGCCGTGTTCACCTCCGGCGGCACCATCACCGCCCTCCTCCACCTGATCACGCAAATGCCGGCCACCCTGGCTTTTGAAATGAACTGGCACATCGTCAACACCTCGCTCAATCACCTGAAGTTCCGTGAGCGCGAGGTGTCCCTGGCTTCCTTCAACAGTTACGCGCACTTGCAACTGATGAAGGCGCCGGAGCTCATCACCTACCGCTGA
- the sohB gene encoding protease SohB: MEFIFDYASFLAKTVTIVIAIIVVLVVIGSMRGRGRRGAGGQLHVTKLNDFYKGLRDRLEGSLLDKARLKALRKSQAKELKKDKKSTEVKSRVYVLDFDGDIKASATENMRNEITALLSLATPKDEVVLRLESGGGMVHSYGLASSQLARIRQAGIPLTVCIDKVAASGGYMMACIGTRIISAPFAILGSIGVVAQLPNVNRLLKKHDIDFEVLTAGEYKRTLTVFGENTEKGREKFQEDLDITHELFKNFVASYRPQLEIDEVATGEIWLGIAAKDKLLVDELKTSDEYLSEKAKTAEVFHLHYAERKSLQQRVGIAASTSVDQLVTGWWGKLTQQRFW, encoded by the coding sequence GTGGAGTTCATTTTCGATTACGCCAGTTTCCTGGCAAAGACTGTCACCATCGTGATCGCGATCATTGTGGTGCTGGTGGTCATCGGCTCGATGCGCGGTCGCGGTCGTCGTGGTGCTGGCGGTCAGCTGCATGTCACCAAGCTCAATGACTTCTACAAAGGGCTGCGCGATCGCCTCGAAGGCTCGCTGCTGGACAAGGCCCGCCTCAAGGCGCTGCGCAAGTCGCAGGCCAAGGAGTTGAAGAAGGACAAGAAGTCCACCGAGGTCAAATCGCGGGTCTATGTGCTGGACTTCGACGGCGACATCAAGGCCTCGGCCACCGAGAACATGCGCAACGAGATCACCGCGCTGTTGAGCCTCGCTACGCCCAAGGACGAAGTCGTGCTGCGCCTCGAAAGCGGCGGCGGCATGGTGCACAGCTACGGTCTGGCGTCGTCGCAACTGGCGCGGATTCGTCAGGCGGGCATTCCGCTGACCGTTTGCATCGACAAAGTTGCGGCCAGCGGCGGCTACATGATGGCGTGCATCGGCACCCGGATCATCAGTGCGCCGTTCGCAATCCTGGGATCGATCGGCGTGGTGGCCCAACTGCCCAACGTCAATCGCCTGCTGAAAAAGCACGACATCGATTTCGAAGTGCTGACCGCCGGCGAGTACAAGCGCACGCTGACGGTGTTTGGCGAAAACACCGAGAAGGGCCGCGAGAAATTCCAGGAGGACCTGGACATCACCCACGAGCTGTTCAAGAACTTCGTCGCCAGCTACCGCCCGCAATTGGAGATCGACGAAGTCGCCACCGGCGAGATCTGGCTGGGCATCGCGGCCAAGGACAAACTGTTGGTGGATGAGCTGAAGACCAGCGATGAATACCTGTCGGAGAAGGCCAAGACCGCCGAGGTGTTCCATCTGCACTACGCCGAACGCAAAAGCCTGCAGCAGCGCGTGGGCATCGCGGCGAGCACGTCGGTTGACCAACTGGTCACGGGGTGGTGGGGCAAGCTGACGCAACAGCGGTTCTGGTAG
- a CDS encoding DUF934 domain-containing protein, which translates to MQRIIKNNAVIDETWHLLPKDTTFDSLSNCDDLIVPLNLWREHAHALKARDGGLGVWLDSDEEAEEIGDEADQFQVIALNFPAFTDGRSYSNARLLRDRYGYKGELRAIGDVLRDQLFYLHRCGFDAFAIRADKDPYEALEGLKDFSVTYQAATDEPLPLFRRR; encoded by the coding sequence ATGCAGCGAATCATTAAGAACAACGCCGTCATCGACGAGACCTGGCACCTGCTGCCCAAGGACACGACCTTCGACAGCCTGTCCAACTGCGACGACCTGATCGTGCCGCTGAACCTGTGGCGCGAGCATGCCCATGCGTTGAAGGCCCGTGACGGCGGCCTGGGTGTCTGGCTGGACAGCGACGAGGAAGCCGAAGAAATCGGTGACGAAGCGGATCAGTTCCAGGTCATCGCCCTGAACTTCCCGGCGTTCACCGACGGCCGCAGCTACTCCAACGCGCGCCTGTTGCGTGACCGCTATGGTTACAAGGGCGAGCTGCGGGCCATTGGCGATGTGTTGCGCGATCAGCTGTTCTACCTGCACCGCTGCGGGTTCGATGCGTTCGCGATTCGTGCCGATAAAGACCCGTACGAGGCGCTGGAAGGCCTGAAGGACTTTTCCGTGACCTACCAGGCGGCCACCGACGAGCCGCTGCCGCTGTTCCGGCGCCGTTGA
- a CDS encoding nitrite/sulfite reductase, which translates to MYVYDEYDQRIVEDRVKQFRDQTRRYLAGELSEEEFRPLRLQNGLYIQRFAPMLRVAVPYGQLTSRQARMLAKIARDYDKGYAHISTRQNVQFNWPALEDIPDILAELATVQMHAIQTSGNCLRNVTTDQFAGVAADELVDPRPWCEIVRQWTTFHPEFAYLPRKFKIAINGSTSDRAAIEVHDIGLEPVKNAAGELGFRVLVGGGLGRTPVVGAFINEFLPWQDLLSYLDAILRVYNRYGRRDNKYKARIKILVKALTPEVFAEKVEAEMAHLRGGQTTLTEAEVHRVAKHFVDPDYKALTDDSAELALLDQQHPGFARWRSRNVLAHKKPGYAAVTLSLKPTGVAPGDLTDKQLDGIADLADRYSFGQLRTSHEQNIILADVEQSQLFTMWGELREQGFATPNIGLLTDIICCPGGDFCSLANAKSIPIAESIQRRFDDLDYLFDIGELDLNISGCMNACGHHHVGHIGILGVDKKGEEFYQVSLGGSASRDASLGKILGPSFAQDVMPDVIEKLINVYVEKRNEDERFIDTYQRIGIDPFKERVYAANH; encoded by the coding sequence ATGTACGTATACGACGAGTACGATCAGCGGATCGTCGAGGACCGCGTCAAGCAGTTCCGCGACCAGACCCGCCGCTATCTGGCCGGCGAGCTCAGCGAAGAAGAGTTCCGCCCGCTTCGCCTGCAAAACGGCCTCTACATCCAACGCTTCGCCCCGATGCTGCGCGTCGCTGTGCCCTACGGCCAGCTGACTTCGCGCCAGGCCCGCATGCTGGCGAAGATCGCCCGCGATTACGACAAGGGCTACGCGCACATCAGTACCCGCCAGAACGTGCAGTTCAACTGGCCGGCACTCGAAGACATCCCCGACATTCTCGCCGAGCTGGCCACCGTGCAGATGCACGCGATCCAGACCAGCGGCAACTGCCTGCGCAACGTCACCACGGACCAGTTTGCCGGCGTCGCTGCCGACGAGCTGGTGGACCCGCGCCCCTGGTGTGAAATCGTCCGTCAGTGGACGACGTTCCACCCGGAATTCGCCTACCTGCCGCGCAAGTTCAAGATCGCGATCAACGGCTCGACGTCCGACCGCGCCGCCATCGAAGTGCACGACATCGGCCTGGAGCCGGTCAAGAATGCTGCCGGCGAACTGGGTTTCCGCGTGCTGGTCGGCGGTGGCCTTGGCCGCACGCCGGTGGTGGGCGCGTTCATCAATGAGTTCCTGCCTTGGCAGGACCTGTTGAGCTACCTCGACGCCATCCTGCGTGTGTACAACCGCTACGGGCGCCGCGACAACAAGTACAAGGCGCGGATCAAGATTCTGGTCAAGGCCCTGACGCCTGAAGTGTTCGCCGAGAAGGTCGAGGCCGAGATGGCCCACCTGCGCGGCGGCCAGACCACGCTGACCGAGGCCGAAGTGCATCGTGTCGCCAAACACTTCGTCGACCCGGACTACAAGGCGCTGACCGATGACAGCGCCGAACTGGCTCTGCTGGATCAGCAGCACCCCGGTTTTGCCCGCTGGCGCTCGCGCAACGTCCTGGCCCATAAAAAGCCGGGTTACGCAGCGGTGACGCTGTCGCTGAAACCCACCGGCGTCGCGCCGGGCGATCTCACCGACAAGCAACTGGACGGCATCGCCGACCTTGCCGACCGCTACAGCTTCGGTCAGCTGCGCACCTCCCACGAGCAGAACATTATTCTGGCCGACGTCGAGCAGAGCCAACTGTTCACGATGTGGGGCGAACTGCGCGAGCAGGGCTTCGCGACGCCGAACATTGGCCTGCTGACGGACATCATCTGCTGCCCGGGCGGCGACTTCTGCTCGCTGGCCAACGCCAAGTCGATCCCCATTGCCGAATCGATCCAGCGTCGTTTCGACGACCTCGATTACCTGTTCGACATCGGCGAGCTGGACCTGAACATCTCCGGCTGCATGAACGCCTGCGGCCACCACCACGTCGGCCACATCGGCATTCTCGGGGTGGACAAGAAAGGTGAAGAGTTCTATCAGGTGTCCCTGGGCGGCAGTGCCAGCCGTGACGCCAGCCTGGGTAAGATCCTCGGCCCGTCATTCGCACAGGACGTCATGCCGGACGTGATCGAGAAGCTGATCAACGTCTACGTTGAGAAACGCAACGAAGACGAGCGCTTCATCGACACCTACCAGCGTATTGGCATCGACCCTTTCAAGGAGCGCGTCTATGCAGCGAATCATTAA